A stretch of the Uranotaenia lowii strain MFRU-FL chromosome 3, ASM2978415v1, whole genome shotgun sequence genome encodes the following:
- the LOC129751661 gene encoding segment polarity protein dishevelled isoform X3 — translation MYSMDDKNSTGSGGGGSNSGGGGGGGETKVIYHIDDESTPYLVKIPLPSSQVTLKDFKLVLNKQNMNYKYFFKSMDADFGVVKEEIADECTILPCFNGKVVSWLVTADGSNQSDCSEMQPTEMIDGRPTLAQLRTMNKPMNNMMNIPMNPLTYQSASVVSSDLDSTSLFETESEITLDRDMTECSSVQRLQHSYLQVRKKPQRRKKRAPTMSRTSSYSSITDSTMSLNIITVQINMDTVNFLGISIVGQSNRGGDGGIYVGSIMKGGAVALDGRIEPGDMILQVNDVNFENMTNDEAVRVLREVVQKPGPIKLVVAKCWDPNPKGYFTIPRTEPVRPIDPGAWVAHTAALRSQDTINTELPESVIERLHIDMDMKDIVRAMTKPDSGLEIRDRMWLKITIPNAFIGADVVSWILENVDGIGDRRDARKYVSLMLRRGYIKHTVNKLTFSEQCYYVIGNGIRQDISNMSLDDTESMLSDIAPLPNPPIYMTYSGNYNPSLGYQPIQYGCTGERHPSSGSSSSDILTSKDTSASQSDIAAVIQQTGQMTLANASNKSSGSSNREFKFGGGRGGGTIGSGGGGNGLGKLQYPAAPGQLQQHQMNLQQLRGETMNNSANDDEGYEESLYFQPVMTTQQTLSSRAALGKKQQQQQQLDQQQLAPIYYNSK, via the exons ATGTATTCCATGGACGATAAAAATTCAACCGGAAGTGGCGGGGGAGGTAGCAATAGTGGAGGTGGTGGGGGAGGAGGGGAAACGAAGGTCATCTATCACATCGACGACGAATCAACACCATACCTGGTGAAGATTCCGCTTCCGTCCTCACAGGTCACCCTGAAGGACTTCAAGCTGGTGCTGAACAAACAGAACATGAACTACAAATACTTCTTCAAATCGATGGACGCGGACTTCGGGGTGGTGAAGGAGGAAATTGCCGACGAGTGCACAATTCTGCCCTGCTTCAATGGAAAGGTTGTGTCCTGGCTGGTGACGGCCGATGGATCCAATCAATCCGATTGTTCCGAGATGCAGCCTACGGAGATGATCGACGGTAGACCGACCCTTGCTCAGCTTCGAACCATGAACAAACCTATGAATAACATGATGAACATCCCGATGAATCCTCTGACCTACCAGTCGGCGTCGGTCGTTTCGAGCGATCTGGATTCGACCAGCCTCTTCGAGACGGAGAGCGAAATCACCCTAGATAGAGATATGACTGAATGTAGCAGCGTACAACGATTACAG CATTCCTATTTGCAGGTACGGAAAAAGCCACAACGACGCAAGAAGCGAGCCCCCACCATGTCCCGAACATCCTCGTACAGTTCCATCACAGACTCCACCATGTCCCTGAACATCATCACGGTTCAGATCAACATGGATACGGTCAACTTCCTGGGGATATCGATCGTAGGACAGTCGAATCGGGGAGGTGATGGAGGAATCTACGTGGGCAGTATAATGAAGGGCGGCGCGGTGGCACTGGATGGACGCATCGAACCCGGTGATATGATTCTTCAGGTGAACGACGTGAACTTTGAGAACATGACCAATGACGAGGCCGTTCGAGTGCTACGGGAGGTGGTTCAGAAACCGGGCCCCATTAAACTAGTTGTAGCCAAATGCTGGGATCCCAACCCCAAGGGATACTTCACGATTCCTCGCACCGAACCCGTTCGACCAATCGATCCGGGAGCATGGGTTGCCCACACCGCAGCCCTCCGTTCCCAGGACACCATCAATACCGAGCTTCCAGAGTCCGTCATCGAAAGGCTACACATAGACATGGACATGAAGGACATCGTACGTGCAATGACCAAACCCGACAGTGGTCTCGAGATTCGAGATCGGATGTGGCTGAAGATCACCATTCCGAACGCGTTCATCGGTGCCGATGTCGTTAGTTGGATCCTGGAGAATGTGGACGGTATCGGAGATCGGCGGGATGCTCGCAAGTACGTTTCGCTGATGCTGAGGAGAGGTTACATCAAGCACACCGTCAACAAGCTCACCTTCTCAGAACAGTGCTACTACGTCATTGGGAACGGCATCCGGCAGGACATCTCCAACATGTCCCTGGACGATACGGAAAGCATGCTCAGCGATATCGCCCCACTGCCAAACCCGCCCATCTACATGACCTATTCGGGCAATTACAACCCGTCGCTTGGCTACCAACCGATCCAGTATGGCTGCACCGGAGAGCGGCATCCGTCGTCCGGCTCTAGCAGCTCGGACATCTTGACCAGCAAGGACACCTCGGCTTCGCAGAGTGACATCGCGGCCGTGATCCAGCAGACGGGCCAGATGACCCTGGCCAATGCGTCCAACAAGTCGTCCGGATCCTCGAACCGCG AGTTTAAGTTTGGTGGTGGCCGCGGCGGTGGTACCATCGGATCCGGCGGCGGCGGCAACGGACTCGGCAAGCTGCAGTACCCGGCGGCTCCGGGACAGCTCCAACAACACCAGATGAACCTTCAGCAGCTTCGCGGTGAAACGATGAACAACAGTGCCAACGACGACGAGGGCTACGAGGAGAGCCTGTACTTCCAGCCGGTTATGACCACCCAGCAGACCCTGAGCAGCCGGGCTGCCCTCGGGAagaagcaacagcagcagcagcagctggaCCAACAACAATTGGCACCGATCTACTACAACAGCAAGTAG
- the LOC129751661 gene encoding segment polarity protein dishevelled isoform X1: MYSMDDKNSTGSGGGGSNSGGGGGGGETKVIYHIDDESTPYLVKIPLPSSQVTLKDFKLVLNKQNMNYKYFFKSMDADFGVVKEEIADECTILPCFNGKVVSWLVTADGSNQSDCSEMQPTEMIDGRPTLAQLRTMNKPMNNMMNIPMNPLTYQSASVVSSDLDSTSLFETESEITLDRDMTECSSVQRLQHSYLQVRKKPQRRKKRAPTMSRTSSYSSITDSTMSLNIITVQINMDTVNFLGISIVGQSNRGGDGGIYVGSIMKGGAVALDGRIEPGDMILQVNDVNFENMTNDEAVRVLREVVQKPGPIKLVVAKCWDPNPKGYFTIPRTEPVRPIDPGAWVAHTAALRSQDTINTELPESVIERLHIDMDMKDIVRAMTKPDSGLEIRDRMWLKITIPNAFIGADVVSWILENVDGIGDRRDARKYVSLMLRRGYIKHTVNKLTFSEQCYYVIGNGIRQDISNMSLDDTESMLSDIAPLPNPPIYMTYSGNYNPSLGYQPIQYGCTGERHPSSGSSSSDILTSKDTSASQSDIAAVIQQTGQMTLANASNKSSGSSNRGNEQDMSEFKFGGGRGGGTIGSGGGGNGLGKLQYPAAPGQLQQHQMNLQQLRGETMNNSANDDEGYEESLYFQPVMTTQQTLSSRAALGKKQQQQQQLDQQQLAPIYYNSK, encoded by the exons ATGTATTCCATGGACGATAAAAATTCAACCGGAAGTGGCGGGGGAGGTAGCAATAGTGGAGGTGGTGGGGGAGGAGGGGAAACGAAGGTCATCTATCACATCGACGACGAATCAACACCATACCTGGTGAAGATTCCGCTTCCGTCCTCACAGGTCACCCTGAAGGACTTCAAGCTGGTGCTGAACAAACAGAACATGAACTACAAATACTTCTTCAAATCGATGGACGCGGACTTCGGGGTGGTGAAGGAGGAAATTGCCGACGAGTGCACAATTCTGCCCTGCTTCAATGGAAAGGTTGTGTCCTGGCTGGTGACGGCCGATGGATCCAATCAATCCGATTGTTCCGAGATGCAGCCTACGGAGATGATCGACGGTAGACCGACCCTTGCTCAGCTTCGAACCATGAACAAACCTATGAATAACATGATGAACATCCCGATGAATCCTCTGACCTACCAGTCGGCGTCGGTCGTTTCGAGCGATCTGGATTCGACCAGCCTCTTCGAGACGGAGAGCGAAATCACCCTAGATAGAGATATGACTGAATGTAGCAGCGTACAACGATTACAG CATTCCTATTTGCAGGTACGGAAAAAGCCACAACGACGCAAGAAGCGAGCCCCCACCATGTCCCGAACATCCTCGTACAGTTCCATCACAGACTCCACCATGTCCCTGAACATCATCACGGTTCAGATCAACATGGATACGGTCAACTTCCTGGGGATATCGATCGTAGGACAGTCGAATCGGGGAGGTGATGGAGGAATCTACGTGGGCAGTATAATGAAGGGCGGCGCGGTGGCACTGGATGGACGCATCGAACCCGGTGATATGATTCTTCAGGTGAACGACGTGAACTTTGAGAACATGACCAATGACGAGGCCGTTCGAGTGCTACGGGAGGTGGTTCAGAAACCGGGCCCCATTAAACTAGTTGTAGCCAAATGCTGGGATCCCAACCCCAAGGGATACTTCACGATTCCTCGCACCGAACCCGTTCGACCAATCGATCCGGGAGCATGGGTTGCCCACACCGCAGCCCTCCGTTCCCAGGACACCATCAATACCGAGCTTCCAGAGTCCGTCATCGAAAGGCTACACATAGACATGGACATGAAGGACATCGTACGTGCAATGACCAAACCCGACAGTGGTCTCGAGATTCGAGATCGGATGTGGCTGAAGATCACCATTCCGAACGCGTTCATCGGTGCCGATGTCGTTAGTTGGATCCTGGAGAATGTGGACGGTATCGGAGATCGGCGGGATGCTCGCAAGTACGTTTCGCTGATGCTGAGGAGAGGTTACATCAAGCACACCGTCAACAAGCTCACCTTCTCAGAACAGTGCTACTACGTCATTGGGAACGGCATCCGGCAGGACATCTCCAACATGTCCCTGGACGATACGGAAAGCATGCTCAGCGATATCGCCCCACTGCCAAACCCGCCCATCTACATGACCTATTCGGGCAATTACAACCCGTCGCTTGGCTACCAACCGATCCAGTATGGCTGCACCGGAGAGCGGCATCCGTCGTCCGGCTCTAGCAGCTCGGACATCTTGACCAGCAAGGACACCTCGGCTTCGCAGAGTGACATCGCGGCCGTGATCCAGCAGACGGGCCAGATGACCCTGGCCAATGCGTCCAACAAGTCGTCCGGATCCTCGAACCGCGGTAATGAGCAAGATATGTCAG AGTTTAAGTTTGGTGGTGGCCGCGGCGGTGGTACCATCGGATCCGGCGGCGGCGGCAACGGACTCGGCAAGCTGCAGTACCCGGCGGCTCCGGGACAGCTCCAACAACACCAGATGAACCTTCAGCAGCTTCGCGGTGAAACGATGAACAACAGTGCCAACGACGACGAGGGCTACGAGGAGAGCCTGTACTTCCAGCCGGTTATGACCACCCAGCAGACCCTGAGCAGCCGGGCTGCCCTCGGGAagaagcaacagcagcagcagcagctggaCCAACAACAATTGGCACCGATCTACTACAACAGCAAGTAG
- the LOC129751661 gene encoding segment polarity protein dishevelled isoform X2, which translates to MYSMDDKNSTGSGGGGSNSGGGGGGGETKVIYHIDDESTPYLVKIPLPSSQVTLKDFKLVLNKQNMNYKYFFKSMDADFGVVKEEIADECTILPCFNGKVVSWLVTADGSNQSDCSEMQPTEMIDGRPTLAQLRTMNKPMNNMMNIPMNPLTYQSASVVSSDLDSTSLFETESEITLDRDMTECSSVQRLQVRKKPQRRKKRAPTMSRTSSYSSITDSTMSLNIITVQINMDTVNFLGISIVGQSNRGGDGGIYVGSIMKGGAVALDGRIEPGDMILQVNDVNFENMTNDEAVRVLREVVQKPGPIKLVVAKCWDPNPKGYFTIPRTEPVRPIDPGAWVAHTAALRSQDTINTELPESVIERLHIDMDMKDIVRAMTKPDSGLEIRDRMWLKITIPNAFIGADVVSWILENVDGIGDRRDARKYVSLMLRRGYIKHTVNKLTFSEQCYYVIGNGIRQDISNMSLDDTESMLSDIAPLPNPPIYMTYSGNYNPSLGYQPIQYGCTGERHPSSGSSSSDILTSKDTSASQSDIAAVIQQTGQMTLANASNKSSGSSNRGNEQDMSEFKFGGGRGGGTIGSGGGGNGLGKLQYPAAPGQLQQHQMNLQQLRGETMNNSANDDEGYEESLYFQPVMTTQQTLSSRAALGKKQQQQQQLDQQQLAPIYYNSK; encoded by the exons ATGTATTCCATGGACGATAAAAATTCAACCGGAAGTGGCGGGGGAGGTAGCAATAGTGGAGGTGGTGGGGGAGGAGGGGAAACGAAGGTCATCTATCACATCGACGACGAATCAACACCATACCTGGTGAAGATTCCGCTTCCGTCCTCACAGGTCACCCTGAAGGACTTCAAGCTGGTGCTGAACAAACAGAACATGAACTACAAATACTTCTTCAAATCGATGGACGCGGACTTCGGGGTGGTGAAGGAGGAAATTGCCGACGAGTGCACAATTCTGCCCTGCTTCAATGGAAAGGTTGTGTCCTGGCTGGTGACGGCCGATGGATCCAATCAATCCGATTGTTCCGAGATGCAGCCTACGGAGATGATCGACGGTAGACCGACCCTTGCTCAGCTTCGAACCATGAACAAACCTATGAATAACATGATGAACATCCCGATGAATCCTCTGACCTACCAGTCGGCGTCGGTCGTTTCGAGCGATCTGGATTCGACCAGCCTCTTCGAGACGGAGAGCGAAATCACCCTAGATAGAGATATGACTGAATGTAGCAGCGTACAACGATTACAG GTACGGAAAAAGCCACAACGACGCAAGAAGCGAGCCCCCACCATGTCCCGAACATCCTCGTACAGTTCCATCACAGACTCCACCATGTCCCTGAACATCATCACGGTTCAGATCAACATGGATACGGTCAACTTCCTGGGGATATCGATCGTAGGACAGTCGAATCGGGGAGGTGATGGAGGAATCTACGTGGGCAGTATAATGAAGGGCGGCGCGGTGGCACTGGATGGACGCATCGAACCCGGTGATATGATTCTTCAGGTGAACGACGTGAACTTTGAGAACATGACCAATGACGAGGCCGTTCGAGTGCTACGGGAGGTGGTTCAGAAACCGGGCCCCATTAAACTAGTTGTAGCCAAATGCTGGGATCCCAACCCCAAGGGATACTTCACGATTCCTCGCACCGAACCCGTTCGACCAATCGATCCGGGAGCATGGGTTGCCCACACCGCAGCCCTCCGTTCCCAGGACACCATCAATACCGAGCTTCCAGAGTCCGTCATCGAAAGGCTACACATAGACATGGACATGAAGGACATCGTACGTGCAATGACCAAACCCGACAGTGGTCTCGAGATTCGAGATCGGATGTGGCTGAAGATCACCATTCCGAACGCGTTCATCGGTGCCGATGTCGTTAGTTGGATCCTGGAGAATGTGGACGGTATCGGAGATCGGCGGGATGCTCGCAAGTACGTTTCGCTGATGCTGAGGAGAGGTTACATCAAGCACACCGTCAACAAGCTCACCTTCTCAGAACAGTGCTACTACGTCATTGGGAACGGCATCCGGCAGGACATCTCCAACATGTCCCTGGACGATACGGAAAGCATGCTCAGCGATATCGCCCCACTGCCAAACCCGCCCATCTACATGACCTATTCGGGCAATTACAACCCGTCGCTTGGCTACCAACCGATCCAGTATGGCTGCACCGGAGAGCGGCATCCGTCGTCCGGCTCTAGCAGCTCGGACATCTTGACCAGCAAGGACACCTCGGCTTCGCAGAGTGACATCGCGGCCGTGATCCAGCAGACGGGCCAGATGACCCTGGCCAATGCGTCCAACAAGTCGTCCGGATCCTCGAACCGCGGTAATGAGCAAGATATGTCAG AGTTTAAGTTTGGTGGTGGCCGCGGCGGTGGTACCATCGGATCCGGCGGCGGCGGCAACGGACTCGGCAAGCTGCAGTACCCGGCGGCTCCGGGACAGCTCCAACAACACCAGATGAACCTTCAGCAGCTTCGCGGTGAAACGATGAACAACAGTGCCAACGACGACGAGGGCTACGAGGAGAGCCTGTACTTCCAGCCGGTTATGACCACCCAGCAGACCCTGAGCAGCCGGGCTGCCCTCGGGAagaagcaacagcagcagcagcagctggaCCAACAACAATTGGCACCGATCTACTACAACAGCAAGTAG
- the LOC129751661 gene encoding segment polarity protein dishevelled isoform X7 yields the protein MYSMDDKNSTGSGGGGSNSGGGGGGGETKVIYHIDDESTPYLVKIPLPSSQVTLKDFKLVLNKQNMNYKYFFKSMDADFGVVKEEIADECTILPCFNGKVVSWLVTADGSNQSDCSEMQPTEMIDGRPTLAQLRTMNKPMNNMMNIPMNPLTYQSASVVSSDLDSTSLFETESEITLDRDMTECSSVQRLQHSYLQVRKKPQRRKKRAPTMSRTSSYSSITDSTMSLNIITVQINMDTVNFLGISIVGQSNRGGDGGIYVGSIMKGGAVALDGRIEPGDMILQVNDVNFENMTNDEAVRVLREVVQKPGPIKLVVAKCWDPNPKGYFTIPRTEPVRPIDPGAWVAHTAALRSQDTINTELPESVIERLHIDMDMKDIVRAMTKPDSGLEIRDRMWLKITIPNAFIGADVVSWILENVDGIGDRRDARKYVSLMLRRGYIKHTVNKLTFSEQCYYVIGNGIRQDISNMSLDDTESMLSDIAPLPNPPIYMTYSGNYNPSLGYQPIQYGCTGERHPSSGSSSSDILTSKDTSASQSDIAAVIQQTGQMTLANASNKSSGSSNRGRV from the exons ATGTATTCCATGGACGATAAAAATTCAACCGGAAGTGGCGGGGGAGGTAGCAATAGTGGAGGTGGTGGGGGAGGAGGGGAAACGAAGGTCATCTATCACATCGACGACGAATCAACACCATACCTGGTGAAGATTCCGCTTCCGTCCTCACAGGTCACCCTGAAGGACTTCAAGCTGGTGCTGAACAAACAGAACATGAACTACAAATACTTCTTCAAATCGATGGACGCGGACTTCGGGGTGGTGAAGGAGGAAATTGCCGACGAGTGCACAATTCTGCCCTGCTTCAATGGAAAGGTTGTGTCCTGGCTGGTGACGGCCGATGGATCCAATCAATCCGATTGTTCCGAGATGCAGCCTACGGAGATGATCGACGGTAGACCGACCCTTGCTCAGCTTCGAACCATGAACAAACCTATGAATAACATGATGAACATCCCGATGAATCCTCTGACCTACCAGTCGGCGTCGGTCGTTTCGAGCGATCTGGATTCGACCAGCCTCTTCGAGACGGAGAGCGAAATCACCCTAGATAGAGATATGACTGAATGTAGCAGCGTACAACGATTACAG CATTCCTATTTGCAGGTACGGAAAAAGCCACAACGACGCAAGAAGCGAGCCCCCACCATGTCCCGAACATCCTCGTACAGTTCCATCACAGACTCCACCATGTCCCTGAACATCATCACGGTTCAGATCAACATGGATACGGTCAACTTCCTGGGGATATCGATCGTAGGACAGTCGAATCGGGGAGGTGATGGAGGAATCTACGTGGGCAGTATAATGAAGGGCGGCGCGGTGGCACTGGATGGACGCATCGAACCCGGTGATATGATTCTTCAGGTGAACGACGTGAACTTTGAGAACATGACCAATGACGAGGCCGTTCGAGTGCTACGGGAGGTGGTTCAGAAACCGGGCCCCATTAAACTAGTTGTAGCCAAATGCTGGGATCCCAACCCCAAGGGATACTTCACGATTCCTCGCACCGAACCCGTTCGACCAATCGATCCGGGAGCATGGGTTGCCCACACCGCAGCCCTCCGTTCCCAGGACACCATCAATACCGAGCTTCCAGAGTCCGTCATCGAAAGGCTACACATAGACATGGACATGAAGGACATCGTACGTGCAATGACCAAACCCGACAGTGGTCTCGAGATTCGAGATCGGATGTGGCTGAAGATCACCATTCCGAACGCGTTCATCGGTGCCGATGTCGTTAGTTGGATCCTGGAGAATGTGGACGGTATCGGAGATCGGCGGGATGCTCGCAAGTACGTTTCGCTGATGCTGAGGAGAGGTTACATCAAGCACACCGTCAACAAGCTCACCTTCTCAGAACAGTGCTACTACGTCATTGGGAACGGCATCCGGCAGGACATCTCCAACATGTCCCTGGACGATACGGAAAGCATGCTCAGCGATATCGCCCCACTGCCAAACCCGCCCATCTACATGACCTATTCGGGCAATTACAACCCGTCGCTTGGCTACCAACCGATCCAGTATGGCTGCACCGGAGAGCGGCATCCGTCGTCCGGCTCTAGCAGCTCGGACATCTTGACCAGCAAGGACACCTCGGCTTCGCAGAGTGACATCGCGGCCGTGATCCAGCAGACGGGCCAGATGACCCTGGCCAATGCGTCCAACAAGTCGTCCGGATCCTCGAACCGCG GCAGAGTTTAA
- the LOC129751661 gene encoding segment polarity protein dishevelled isoform X5: MYSMDDKNSTGSGGGGSNSGGGGGGGETKVIYHIDDESTPYLVKIPLPSSQVTLKDFKLVLNKQNMNYKYFFKSMDADFGVVKEEIADECTILPCFNGKVVSWLVTADGSNQSDCSEMQPTEMIDGRPTLAQLRTMNKPMNNMMNIPMNPLTYQSASVVSSDLDSTSLFETESEITLDRDMTECSSVQRLQHSYLQVRKKPQRRKKRAPTMSRTSSYSSITDSTMSLNIITVQINMDTVNFLGISIVGQSNRGGDGGIYVGSIMKGGAVALDGRIEPGDMILQVNDVNFENMTNDEAVRVLREVVQKPGPIKLVVAKCWDPNPKGYFTIPRTEPVRPIDPGAWVAHTAALRSQDTINTELPESVIERLHIDMDMKDIVRAMTKPDSGLEIRDRMWLKITIPNAFIGADVVSWILENVDGIGDRRDARKYVSLMLRRGYIKHTVNKLTFSEQCYYVIGNGIRQDISNMSLDDTESMLSDIAPLPNPPIYMTYSGNYNPSLGYQPIQYGCTGERHPSSGSSSSDILTSKDTSASQSDIAAVIQQTGQMTLANASNKSSGSSNRGNEQDMSGRV; encoded by the exons ATGTATTCCATGGACGATAAAAATTCAACCGGAAGTGGCGGGGGAGGTAGCAATAGTGGAGGTGGTGGGGGAGGAGGGGAAACGAAGGTCATCTATCACATCGACGACGAATCAACACCATACCTGGTGAAGATTCCGCTTCCGTCCTCACAGGTCACCCTGAAGGACTTCAAGCTGGTGCTGAACAAACAGAACATGAACTACAAATACTTCTTCAAATCGATGGACGCGGACTTCGGGGTGGTGAAGGAGGAAATTGCCGACGAGTGCACAATTCTGCCCTGCTTCAATGGAAAGGTTGTGTCCTGGCTGGTGACGGCCGATGGATCCAATCAATCCGATTGTTCCGAGATGCAGCCTACGGAGATGATCGACGGTAGACCGACCCTTGCTCAGCTTCGAACCATGAACAAACCTATGAATAACATGATGAACATCCCGATGAATCCTCTGACCTACCAGTCGGCGTCGGTCGTTTCGAGCGATCTGGATTCGACCAGCCTCTTCGAGACGGAGAGCGAAATCACCCTAGATAGAGATATGACTGAATGTAGCAGCGTACAACGATTACAG CATTCCTATTTGCAGGTACGGAAAAAGCCACAACGACGCAAGAAGCGAGCCCCCACCATGTCCCGAACATCCTCGTACAGTTCCATCACAGACTCCACCATGTCCCTGAACATCATCACGGTTCAGATCAACATGGATACGGTCAACTTCCTGGGGATATCGATCGTAGGACAGTCGAATCGGGGAGGTGATGGAGGAATCTACGTGGGCAGTATAATGAAGGGCGGCGCGGTGGCACTGGATGGACGCATCGAACCCGGTGATATGATTCTTCAGGTGAACGACGTGAACTTTGAGAACATGACCAATGACGAGGCCGTTCGAGTGCTACGGGAGGTGGTTCAGAAACCGGGCCCCATTAAACTAGTTGTAGCCAAATGCTGGGATCCCAACCCCAAGGGATACTTCACGATTCCTCGCACCGAACCCGTTCGACCAATCGATCCGGGAGCATGGGTTGCCCACACCGCAGCCCTCCGTTCCCAGGACACCATCAATACCGAGCTTCCAGAGTCCGTCATCGAAAGGCTACACATAGACATGGACATGAAGGACATCGTACGTGCAATGACCAAACCCGACAGTGGTCTCGAGATTCGAGATCGGATGTGGCTGAAGATCACCATTCCGAACGCGTTCATCGGTGCCGATGTCGTTAGTTGGATCCTGGAGAATGTGGACGGTATCGGAGATCGGCGGGATGCTCGCAAGTACGTTTCGCTGATGCTGAGGAGAGGTTACATCAAGCACACCGTCAACAAGCTCACCTTCTCAGAACAGTGCTACTACGTCATTGGGAACGGCATCCGGCAGGACATCTCCAACATGTCCCTGGACGATACGGAAAGCATGCTCAGCGATATCGCCCCACTGCCAAACCCGCCCATCTACATGACCTATTCGGGCAATTACAACCCGTCGCTTGGCTACCAACCGATCCAGTATGGCTGCACCGGAGAGCGGCATCCGTCGTCCGGCTCTAGCAGCTCGGACATCTTGACCAGCAAGGACACCTCGGCTTCGCAGAGTGACATCGCGGCCGTGATCCAGCAGACGGGCCAGATGACCCTGGCCAATGCGTCCAACAAGTCGTCCGGATCCTCGAACCGCGGTAATGAGCAAGATATGTCAG GCAGAGTTTAA